From a single Natronorubrum tibetense GA33 genomic region:
- a CDS encoding chemotaxis protein CheC gives MTLMVDIRKLSFINEMAKVGTNGVADNMSKLTGENAQMEVTKTNFVDVDDIESQLDAGKRVGVRVRLLDPPHGHILILFPEASAKKITAIMLRDVVDDMSDVSGKMARSAVEEMGNMMASGFIDGWADVLGRAIDIAAPQLVYAPTGDIVTRTAGLGGDDLALFFDSDLTVPSYQIEAEIYAFPDLEEFVEMVNGIEVQPA, from the coding sequence ATGACGCTAATGGTTGACATTCGAAAGCTGAGTTTCATCAACGAAATGGCAAAGGTCGGGACGAACGGCGTCGCCGATAACATGAGTAAACTAACCGGCGAGAACGCCCAGATGGAGGTGACGAAGACGAACTTCGTCGACGTCGACGACATCGAGTCCCAACTCGACGCCGGCAAACGCGTCGGCGTTCGCGTTCGATTGCTCGATCCGCCACACGGGCACATTCTCATCCTCTTCCCCGAAGCGAGCGCGAAGAAGATCACGGCGATCATGCTGCGCGACGTCGTCGACGATATGAGCGACGTCTCGGGCAAGATGGCCCGAAGTGCCGTCGAGGAGATGGGGAACATGATGGCGAGTGGCTTCATCGACGGCTGGGCGGACGTCCTCGGCCGCGCGATCGACATCGCGGCTCCACAGCTCGTCTACGCACCGACGGGAGACATCGTCACTCGGACGGCCGGGCTCGGCGGCGACGATCTCGCACTGTTCTTCGACTCGGATCTGACCGTTCCGAGCTACCAGATCGAGGCCGAAATCTACGCGTTCCCCGATCTCGAGGAGTTCGTCGAAATGGTCAACGGCATCGAAGTCCAACCCGCATGA
- a CDS encoding chemotaxis protein CheC → MKLDVNALGTFYRMAREGAGLAAGRLTHMTEVETQVGVTKLNFMRGREIRRDFEDANEKVAVRVKLTGAIEGYSMVVFERENALRVVETLLAESDSKTDIDVEAGEFDEMTQSAVTEVGHIMNSGFIDGWADVLETVIDVSTPEFVEGVTAEPFFADIDETPDQDDLALLFQSSIETVGTEVGFSHYLFPKRESMAALLERLRTSGGIEYDKLDGFDRMAERGAEEVAKTATTLTGIDTSVEIRRLNFVSLEAIPEQVADETLVGVAFEFDGMPSGYLLFLFDEESAHEIVDAMVPMEVDEDGFGEMGTSAIKELGNIMASGFLDGWANVLDTTIDHSTPEFIHDMGAAAVDPVIIQLGENQEFAFVFDTVVMADGREFDCEVYAIPDENDLERALNNLDVDRIEETPTTAEFQELENS, encoded by the coding sequence ATGAAACTCGACGTCAACGCACTCGGAACGTTCTATCGAATGGCCCGGGAAGGTGCCGGGCTAGCCGCGGGTCGACTGACCCACATGACGGAGGTCGAGACACAGGTCGGCGTTACGAAGCTCAACTTCATGCGCGGCCGCGAGATTCGTCGCGATTTCGAGGACGCAAACGAGAAAGTCGCCGTCCGCGTCAAGCTCACCGGCGCTATCGAGGGCTACTCGATGGTCGTCTTCGAGCGCGAGAACGCGCTTCGAGTCGTCGAAACACTGCTCGCGGAATCCGATTCGAAGACCGATATCGACGTCGAAGCGGGCGAGTTCGACGAGATGACACAGAGCGCTGTCACCGAAGTCGGCCACATCATGAACAGTGGGTTCATCGACGGCTGGGCCGACGTCTTAGAGACCGTCATCGACGTCTCGACGCCCGAGTTCGTCGAGGGCGTCACGGCCGAGCCCTTCTTCGCCGACATCGACGAGACGCCGGACCAGGACGATCTCGCCTTGCTCTTCCAGAGCAGCATCGAGACCGTCGGCACCGAAGTCGGCTTCAGCCACTACCTCTTCCCGAAGCGAGAGTCGATGGCCGCACTCCTCGAGCGCCTGCGGACCAGCGGCGGTATCGAGTACGACAAACTCGACGGCTTCGACCGAATGGCCGAACGCGGTGCCGAGGAGGTCGCCAAGACGGCGACGACGCTGACCGGCATCGACACCAGCGTCGAGATTCGACGATTGAACTTCGTCTCGCTCGAGGCGATTCCGGAACAGGTCGCAGACGAGACGCTGGTCGGCGTCGCCTTCGAGTTCGACGGGATGCCCAGCGGCTATCTGCTCTTCCTGTTCGACGAGGAGTCCGCTCACGAGATCGTCGACGCGATGGTTCCCATGGAGGTCGACGAAGACGGCTTCGGCGAGATGGGAACGAGCGCGATCAAGGAACTGGGCAACATCATGGCGAGTGGCTTCCTCGACGGCTGGGCGAACGTCCTCGACACGACGATCGACCACTCGACGCCGGAATTCATCCACGATATGGGTGCCGCAGCGGTCGACCCCGTGATCATCCAGCTCGGGGAGAATCAGGAGTTCGCGTTCGTCTTCGACACGGTCGTGATGGCCGACGGTCGAGAGTTCGACTGTGAGGTGTACGCGATCCCCGACGAAAACGACCTCGAACGTGCGCTGAACAACCTCGATGTCGATCGGATCGAAGAGACGCCGACGACGGCAGAATTCCAGGAACTCGAGAACTCATGA
- a CDS encoding chemotaxis protein CheD, whose product MKTYGSEPGAPTPVQVGISELVVSEGDDTLKSYGLGSCLAVALYDPDSDIGGLAHVMLPDGDAADNSDRKPGKYADTAIRALLRRMVEQGASYTTVESKIAGGSDMFEFESFGDGVGQRNIVAAKEELEKLGVPLVAEDVGGEYGRTVEFTPGTGSLVVKTADERAENGVTEL is encoded by the coding sequence ATGAAGACGTACGGATCCGAACCGGGCGCGCCGACGCCGGTCCAGGTCGGCATCTCCGAACTGGTCGTCAGCGAAGGTGACGATACGCTGAAATCCTACGGGCTGGGCTCGTGTCTCGCGGTTGCACTGTACGATCCGGACAGCGACATCGGCGGGTTGGCCCACGTCATGCTGCCGGACGGCGACGCCGCCGATAACAGCGACCGGAAACCGGGCAAGTACGCCGATACGGCGATCCGTGCGCTGCTGCGACGGATGGTCGAACAGGGTGCCAGCTACACCACCGTCGAGTCGAAGATCGCGGGCGGCAGTGACATGTTCGAGTTCGAGAGCTTCGGCGACGGCGTCGGACAGCGAAATATCGTCGCTGCGAAGGAGGAACTCGAGAAACTCGGCGTTCCCCTTGTCGCCGAAGACGTCGGCGGCGAGTACGGGCGAACCGTCGAGTTCACCCCAGGTACGGGATCGCTCGTCGTCAAAACCGCCGACGAACGCGCCGAGAACGGAGTGACGGAACTGTGA
- a CDS encoding CheR family methyltransferase, whose product MTDDAFDALLTFVEDELAFATSHYNDSYLDRRVSSRMRRTRSDTYADYLELLRADADEQQALLEAMSINVTGFFRNPDVWAGIREVLQSLTESNETVRVWSAACADGREPYSVSMLAHDDPDIDESSIRVLGTDISEPALETARNGVYEESRTVDFDDQLSFLDEYTDYVEQDDRIYRIAEEVKGTVEFERHDLINDDPKTGFDLVICRNLFIYIDNEYKEPMLRTIARSLREDGYLVIGKAETIPPTLKSAFSVRDARLRIYHREPLETNRLSREQSQSNT is encoded by the coding sequence GTGACCGACGACGCGTTCGATGCCCTCCTCACGTTCGTCGAGGACGAACTGGCGTTCGCGACGAGCCACTACAACGACAGCTACCTCGATAGACGCGTCTCCTCGCGCATGCGCCGGACCCGAAGCGATACCTACGCCGACTACCTCGAACTGCTGCGGGCCGATGCCGACGAACAGCAGGCCCTGCTCGAAGCGATGAGCATCAACGTCACCGGTTTCTTCCGAAATCCAGATGTCTGGGCCGGGATCCGCGAGGTCCTCCAGTCGCTCACCGAGTCCAACGAGACGGTCCGCGTCTGGAGTGCGGCCTGTGCCGACGGTCGCGAACCGTACTCCGTCTCGATGCTCGCACACGATGATCCCGACATCGACGAGTCATCCATCCGGGTCCTCGGCACCGACATCAGCGAACCCGCACTCGAGACGGCCCGAAACGGCGTCTACGAGGAGTCCCGAACCGTTGACTTCGACGATCAGCTCTCGTTTCTCGACGAGTATACCGATTACGTCGAACAGGACGACCGAATCTACCGGATCGCAGAGGAGGTCAAAGGGACCGTAGAGTTCGAGCGCCACGACCTGATCAACGACGACCCGAAGACGGGATTCGATCTCGTCATCTGTCGGAACCTGTTCATCTACATCGACAACGAGTACAAAGAGCCGATGCTCCGAACGATCGCCAGATCGCTTCGGGAGGACGGCTACCTCGTCATCGGTAAGGCAGAGACGATCCCACCGACCCTGAAGTCCGCTTTTTCCGTTCGTGACGCCCGACTTCGGATCTACCACCGAGAGCCCCTGGAGACGAATCGACTCTCGCGGGAGCAATCGCAGTCCAATACGTAA
- a CDS encoding DUF7289 family protein, whose translation MIDRRDGSSPNTRFDDRGVSEVVAFVLVFGMILVSVGLLYTVGFQAMHDYQENEQLKNAERAMDALSDNFNDVLRYSGVDQRYGEISMREGTVTTSGDGTTLNITIDDDPVVDQLDEYNPDNDLINLGEFRYHDGGESVAYEGGGLVRADETGSAVLKQPRITCNGNEEDDGTAIISLVSITGGDHSIRSSEGLGVTMSVDERYSTVIDVDDGDAISIEANSADGQYDTAWESALKSNGWEWDDDEDEGTCDGIDRLVVTIVETEIAF comes from the coding sequence ATGATCGATCGGCGAGACGGTTCGAGTCCGAACACGCGATTCGACGATCGAGGCGTTTCCGAAGTGGTCGCGTTCGTGCTCGTCTTCGGGATGATCCTCGTCTCGGTCGGGCTACTGTACACCGTCGGCTTTCAGGCGATGCACGACTATCAGGAGAACGAACAGCTCAAAAATGCCGAGCGAGCGATGGACGCGCTCTCGGACAATTTCAACGACGTGCTGCGCTACAGCGGCGTCGATCAGCGCTACGGCGAGATTTCGATGCGGGAGGGAACGGTGACGACGAGTGGTGACGGGACGACGCTCAATATAACAATTGACGACGATCCGGTCGTGGACCAATTAGATGAGTACAACCCCGACAATGATCTGATCAATCTGGGCGAGTTCAGATACCACGACGGCGGCGAATCGGTCGCCTACGAGGGTGGCGGACTCGTCCGTGCGGATGAGACCGGGAGCGCCGTCCTAAAACAGCCACGAATCACCTGTAACGGAAACGAAGAGGATGACGGGACGGCGATCATTTCACTGGTCAGTATCACCGGTGGAGACCACTCGATACGGAGTAGCGAGGGACTCGGCGTCACGATGAGCGTCGATGAGAGATATTCCACCGTTATTGACGTTGATGATGGCGATGCGATCTCGATCGAGGCCAACAGTGCGGACGGTCAGTACGACACTGCGTGGGAATCCGCTCTCAAGAGTAACGGCTGGGAGTGGGACGACGATGAAGACGAGGGGACGTGCGATGGCATCGACCGACTTGTCGTAACAATCGTCGAAACTGAAATTGCGTTCTGA
- a CDS encoding DUF7266 family protein, with product MIGPARETDRGMSVALTHVLTIAITTILIAMLLLAGNAMLDSQTERSTETSLETVGERLAGEIDNVDRIAADENDDVTLVADHPRTISNSQYTVELLENCRDDEAPLIHNSRPCLELSSHDVDVTVHVPIAVERELEGNSVTGGSIEITYDSDDGITLAGGDR from the coding sequence ATGATCGGTCCAGCACGCGAGACCGACCGCGGGATGTCCGTTGCGCTCACTCACGTCCTGACGATCGCGATCACGACGATCCTTATCGCGATGCTGCTGCTGGCCGGTAATGCGATGCTGGATTCGCAAACGGAGCGATCGACCGAAACTTCGCTCGAGACCGTCGGCGAGCGACTCGCCGGTGAAATCGACAATGTCGACCGGATTGCGGCAGACGAAAATGACGACGTGACCCTCGTCGCGGACCATCCGCGAACGATTTCGAACTCTCAGTATACCGTCGAGTTACTCGAGAACTGTCGCGACGACGAGGCTCCCCTCATCCACAATAGTAGACCTTGCCTCGAGCTGTCATCACACGATGTCGACGTGACGGTCCACGTCCCAATTGCGGTCGAAAGAGAACTCGAAGGGAATTCGGTAACGGGTGGATCGATTGAGATCACGTACGATAGTGACGATGGAATCACGCTCGCTGGTGGTGACCGATGA
- a CDS encoding DUF7288 family protein — protein MRDNTTTDRGQAYTLEGFISAMVVLMALLFALQSIVITPTTGGLADRTVEAQMQQETQDALMIAATADEDKKNLSEMIRYWDHEDEEFQNADDNGQGDYQATSDSDSEFYDEFVLGEIMVDRFTESGMSYNVELVYWNGSQGEYESEDLVYQGESESVTASYTVTLYENDSLTTDSNMNISDEDANYPIPPANDDEDAVIYNVVEVRISIW, from the coding sequence ATGCGAGACAACACTACAACTGATCGTGGACAGGCCTACACCCTCGAGGGATTCATTAGCGCGATGGTTGTTCTGATGGCACTCCTGTTCGCGCTACAATCGATCGTCATCACGCCGACAACAGGCGGACTAGCAGATCGGACGGTCGAAGCGCAGATGCAACAGGAGACCCAGGACGCGCTGATGATCGCTGCAACGGCGGACGAGGACAAGAAGAATCTCTCCGAAATGATCCGCTACTGGGATCACGAAGATGAGGAGTTCCAGAATGCCGACGATAACGGTCAAGGAGACTATCAAGCAACTAGTGATTCTGACTCGGAATTTTACGACGAGTTCGTGCTTGGCGAGATTATGGTCGATCGATTCACAGAGAGTGGCATGAGCTACAACGTCGAACTCGTCTACTGGAACGGGAGCCAGGGTGAGTATGAAAGTGAGGATCTCGTCTACCAGGGTGAATCAGAGTCCGTAACGGCGAGCTACACCGTTACACTGTACGAAAACGATAGTTTGACCACAGATTCCAATATGAACATCAGTGATGAAGACGCGAACTATCCAATTCCCCCAGCGAACGATGACGAAGACGCTGTGATCTACAACGTCGTGGAGGTCCGTATATCAATATGGTGA
- a CDS encoding DUF7287 family protein produces MTRDRRPTRTRTRDPRPRTVSLSLRDRGQTTQDFIVGIGVFILAVAFVFSFLPTMLTPFDSSTSGGQTAQADRVADRVVHNLSVSETPNEISWNDADGLEDDQVERLGLRTNQDNDSIERVNVSLQSLNGSTTIEGFGFGPEYDDQSAASSARIVTVEDGPDKCEPACRLVVRIW; encoded by the coding sequence ATGACTCGAGATCGACGACCCACTCGGACACGAACTCGAGATCCCCGGCCACGGACGGTGTCGCTCTCGCTGCGTGACCGCGGGCAGACCACGCAGGATTTCATCGTCGGGATCGGCGTGTTCATCCTCGCCGTCGCGTTCGTGTTCTCGTTTCTCCCGACGATGCTGACGCCGTTCGATTCGTCGACGAGTGGTGGGCAGACGGCACAGGCCGATCGGGTTGCGGATCGGGTCGTACACAACCTTTCGGTATCCGAGACACCGAACGAAATAAGCTGGAATGATGCCGACGGCCTCGAAGACGATCAAGTCGAACGACTCGGTCTCAGGACGAATCAGGACAATGACTCCATCGAACGGGTGAACGTGAGTTTGCAATCGCTTAACGGGAGTACGACGATTGAGGGCTTCGGGTTCGGACCTGAGTACGACGACCAGTCGGCGGCCAGTTCGGCTCGGATCGTGACGGTTGAGGACGGCCCTGACAAGTGCGAGCCAGCGTGTCGACTCGTCGTACGGATCTGGTGA
- a CDS encoding type II secretion system F family protein, whose product MSLQTGGGGSGGVSGSSDVLGDTFYPLYDRLFSEDSEFVTDVETKLAQARMTDTVELYLSRALGIGFISGLALWLLGLLLGYTLFATGLIQVDTILGFPVSSELALEIIELLRVPALVFVTGLIFGSIGFALGFGSLVAIPYSRASARKREINMLMTDSVSFMYALSVGGLNQLEIIEAMAEADDTYGEVAKEFQSIVKETEYFDVDYRTAIRTQALETPSDELSQFLTDMLSIVNSGGDMENFLEDKKEKHMRTAKQEQELTLETLELFGEMYMTLSLFPLLLIIIMVVMQMIPDAEVSNQMLYMTVYGLIPLTGIGFLVLVSTVKHDEPGDGYLSMGGEDRRIETPRDQGLLNLGLVEQFTGEHSVFDRIKNREGTYETMEVLQKPHIFFRDNPLFTLALTLPASLVIIATAMMNGSAPLSWEQLLDNPIWGTFLYIYVPLYVIAIPLAVFREWNVRHRNAVVSQLSEDLRKLSSSNDTGLTLLESLKAVSDTTSGKLAREFEMMHTKVNYGTSLKDALLEFNNKYHIPRLARTTRLITEAQEASNQISDVLRTAARASENHDDIERERKSRTRMQVVIIIMTFLTVLAVIAILKTQFIDTMAGLEAGSGDADAADAGGAGGGELADADLSENIQVDMLAVLFFHAVTMQAIISGFICGYIRDADILSGLKYSVGLATIALVGWTLVA is encoded by the coding sequence ATGAGCTTACAAACCGGCGGCGGGGGCTCCGGTGGCGTGTCGGGTAGCTCCGACGTCCTGGGCGATACGTTCTATCCCCTGTACGACCGGCTGTTCAGCGAGGACAGCGAGTTCGTCACTGACGTCGAGACGAAACTCGCCCAGGCTCGGATGACTGATACGGTCGAACTGTATCTCTCTCGAGCGCTCGGGATCGGCTTCATCAGCGGATTGGCACTGTGGCTACTCGGACTCCTCCTCGGATACACCCTCTTTGCGACCGGTCTCATTCAGGTCGACACTATCCTCGGGTTCCCGGTCAGCAGCGAACTGGCCCTCGAAATCATCGAACTGCTTCGGGTGCCGGCGCTCGTCTTCGTCACCGGACTCATCTTCGGCTCGATCGGTTTCGCCCTCGGTTTTGGCTCGCTAGTCGCGATTCCGTACTCCCGCGCATCCGCCCGCAAGCGCGAGATCAACATGCTGATGACTGACTCGGTCTCGTTCATGTACGCGCTGTCGGTCGGCGGCCTCAATCAGCTCGAGATTATCGAGGCGATGGCGGAGGCCGACGACACCTACGGTGAAGTCGCAAAGGAGTTCCAGAGCATCGTCAAGGAGACCGAGTACTTCGATGTCGACTACCGAACCGCGATCCGAACACAGGCACTCGAGACGCCGAGCGACGAACTTTCTCAGTTCCTGACGGACATGCTCTCGATTGTCAACAGCGGCGGTGACATGGAGAACTTCCTCGAGGACAAAAAGGAAAAGCACATGCGAACCGCCAAGCAGGAACAGGAGCTCACGCTCGAGACGCTCGAACTGTTCGGCGAGATGTACATGACCCTGTCGCTGTTCCCGCTGCTCTTGATCATCATCATGGTCGTCATGCAGATGATTCCGGACGCGGAGGTCTCGAACCAGATGCTGTATATGACCGTCTACGGCCTGATTCCGCTGACCGGAATCGGGTTTCTGGTGCTGGTTTCGACGGTCAAACACGACGAGCCGGGCGACGGCTACCTCTCGATGGGCGGTGAGGATCGCCGCATCGAAACCCCGCGCGATCAGGGGCTGCTCAACCTCGGGCTCGTCGAGCAGTTCACGGGCGAACACAGCGTCTTCGACCGCATCAAGAACCGCGAGGGGACCTACGAGACGATGGAAGTCCTTCAGAAGCCACACATCTTCTTCCGGGACAACCCCCTGTTCACGCTCGCGTTGACGCTGCCGGCGTCGCTCGTGATCATCGCGACCGCCATGATGAACGGCTCGGCACCGCTCTCGTGGGAGCAACTCCTCGACAACCCCATCTGGGGGACGTTCCTCTACATCTACGTCCCGCTGTACGTCATCGCGATTCCGCTTGCGGTCTTCCGCGAGTGGAACGTTCGCCACCGAAACGCCGTCGTCAGTCAGCTGTCCGAGGACCTGCGCAAACTCTCGAGTTCGAACGACACCGGGCTGACCTTGCTCGAGTCGCTCAAGGCCGTCTCGGACACGACGAGCGGCAAACTGGCTCGCGAGTTCGAGATGATGCACACGAAGGTCAACTACGGGACGAGCCTGAAGGACGCGCTTCTCGAGTTCAACAACAAGTACCACATCCCCCGACTCGCCCGGACGACTCGTCTGATCACCGAAGCCCAAGAGGCGTCGAACCAGATTTCGGACGTGCTCCGAACGGCCGCACGCGCCAGCGAGAATCACGACGATATCGAACGGGAACGGAAGTCCCGAACCCGGATGCAGGTCGTGATTATCATCATGACGTTCCTGACCGTCCTCGCCGTGATCGCGATCCTCAAGACGCAGTTCATCGATACGATGGCGGGACTGGAAGCCGGTAGTGGGGATGCTGACGCCGCAGATGCCGGTGGTGCTGGCGGTGGAGAACTCGCGGATGCTGACCTGAGCGAGAACATTCAGGTCGATATGCTGGCGGTGTTGTTCTTCCACGCCGTCACGATGCAGGCGATCATTTCCGGGTTCATCTGCGGCTACATCCGGGACGCCGACATCTTGAGCGGCCTGAAGTACTCCGTTGGACTGGCGACGATCGCCCTCGTCGGCTGGACACTGGTGGCCTAA